TTCAGTGTCATGAGACAAACTTTAAAGACCATATTCTCTGGAGCTCTTTCTGTCGTCGACGCTTTAAATAACGCTCAGAAATTCGTAGATACAAACTGGCAAGAATGAGTGTGATATTGTACACAATCATTTCCATTGCTATTATTACAATCTTTATAATCTTCAAGAGGGACGCGTTGATGTCCCTCCCTGTTTTTTTATTGGTTCTCCTTGTGACACTTTTGCCCATTGGCTGGGCAATATTCCTGTCTTTTTTTGATTTAAGCGCAGGAGGAGAAGCTGATTTTGTAGGTGGAATTTACTTCCAGCAGGTATTTGCTGATGATGGGTTCAAGCTTTCCATAAGAATAACGTCTCTCTGGGCTTTCTTGAAGGTGTCACTTGAGTTTATTGTTTCTTTCTATCTCGCTCTATTACTTAAAGAGACCGGGAAAATCGGCAAATTTCTTCTGCTGATGCTGGGAATAGGCTGGTTCGTGCCATCTTATATCAGTGTTAATGCTTGGAGAGCAATGCTTCTGTTCATCGGTAGATACCTCGAACATTTTGGGTTCGGCTTCAATATTTCTCTTCAGCCTATGGCAGCTTTTATAGCTTCCATAATCGTAAATGTTCTGCTTTCCATTCCGCTGACGACGTTCATTATCATAGCAATGCTGAGAAACGTTCCACGAGAAATAGGTGATATCCTGGCCATCGACGGTTGCGAGGATTCGATAAGAGCATCTGTATATTTTGGACAGATAAGATACGCTTTGATCCCCTTCTATTTCTTTCAATATGTCAGGGCTTTTAAGGGCTTTTCCACAATATATCTGTTAACAGGAAGTGGGCCAATCGTACCTGGGGGGTTCACACCAAGAACACTTGTGGGGTCAACCTCTACCCTCGGTATAGTTCTATACCAGAAATTCAGCCTGTATGAGAATTACGGGATGCTTTCGGCATATTCTCTCGTTACTGGCATATTTCTGATGATCTGGATACTGGTAGCTTTCATTTCAAGATTTCGTGTTCCCGCCCGTCACAGGCTCGTTCTGATCATTGCATCGGGAGTCCACATTATGTCAGCCTTTTATTTAAAATGGAACATACATCTCTTTACACTCTCCTTGCTTTATTTTTTGCTCATTTGGTTGATACCCTATTATAAGAGGGTTTTCAGAGTGCTCGCTATCCTGGTGATGGCTTACGATGCTGGCTTTTTTCTCT
This genomic interval from Kosmotoga pacifica contains the following:
- a CDS encoding ABC transporter permease subunit; protein product: MSVILYTIISIAIITIFIIFKRDALMSLPVFLLVLLVTLLPIGWAIFLSFFDLSAGGEADFVGGIYFQQVFADDGFKLSIRITSLWAFLKVSLEFIVSFYLALLLKETGKIGKFLLLMLGIGWFVPSYISVNAWRAMLLFIGRYLEHFGFGFNISLQPMAAFIASIIVNVLLSIPLTTFIIIAMLRNVPREIGDILAIDGCEDSIRASVYFGQIRYALIPFYFFQYVRAFKGFSTIYLLTGSGPIVPGGFTPRTLVGSTSTLGIVLYQKFSLYENYGMLSAYSLVTGIFLMIWILVAFISRFRVPARHRLVLIIASGVHIMSAFYLKWNIHLFTLSLLYFLLIWLIPYYKRVFRVLAILVMAYDAGFFLLQLLRYGWSGIEPSTLISLPALLLSLRYRLPVPNFSVPVLLKQSFKFLIPFISLFLLTYVVLLGLSVDNTPYPSGKWTLANLEKVFFVQKIWKNLFNTLWIAILSSTILFISIVPFSYVYTRSRKPLIKVVGVVILFGSIYAGMHTLLPLYEIFDRLKLTDTIFGVSLIVANQSLPIAFVVLSGFFSSIPREFREVAQLEGVGEYHYFRKVIVPLGLPVIFSVIIYNVVNAWNSFTIPLLFIESARLMPLSLKLFNYAGEIGSYYTKWNLFGAASIIGIIPVLFLFRYSERFLYARFLGEGGINYEQHF